One segment of Streptomyces sp. TG1A-8 DNA contains the following:
- the cimA gene encoding citramalate synthase: MTETATSEPDDSFHVFDTTLRDGAQREGINLTVADKLAIARHLDDFGVGFIEGGWPGANPRDTEFFARARQEIDFRHAQLVAFGATRRAGGKAAEDPQVKALLEAGAPVITLVAKAHDRHVELALRTTLDENLEMVRDTVSHLRAQGRRVFVDCEHFFDGYRANPEYAKAVVRTAAEAGADVVILCDTNGGMLPAQVHAVVSTVLADTGARLGIHAQDDTGCAVANTLAAVDAGATHVQCTANGYGERVGNANLFPVVAALELKYGKKVLPEGRLRETTRISHAIAEVVNLTPSTHQPYVGVSAFAHKAGLHASAIKVDPDLYQHIDPELVGNTMRMLVSDMAGRASVELKGKELGIDLGGDRELVGRVVERVKERELRGYTYEAADASFELLLRSEVEGRPPTYFRVESWRAIVEDRPDGTHANEATVKLWAKSERIVATAEGNGPVNALDRALRVALEKIYPQLARLELVDYKVRILEGVHGTSSTTRVLISTSDGAGEWSTVGVAENVIAASWQALEDAYTYGLLRAGVEPAE; the protein is encoded by the coding sequence GCGACGGCGCGCAGCGCGAGGGCATCAACCTCACCGTCGCGGACAAGCTCGCCATCGCACGGCACCTGGACGACTTCGGCGTGGGCTTCATCGAGGGCGGCTGGCCCGGTGCCAACCCGCGGGACACCGAGTTCTTCGCCCGCGCGCGGCAGGAGATCGACTTCCGGCACGCCCAGCTGGTCGCCTTCGGCGCCACCCGCCGGGCCGGTGGCAAGGCGGCCGAGGATCCGCAGGTCAAGGCGCTGCTGGAGGCCGGTGCCCCGGTGATCACGCTGGTCGCCAAGGCGCACGACCGGCACGTGGAACTCGCGCTGCGCACCACGCTGGACGAGAACCTGGAGATGGTCCGCGACACCGTGTCCCACCTGCGCGCCCAGGGTCGCCGGGTGTTCGTCGACTGCGAGCACTTCTTCGACGGCTACCGCGCCAACCCCGAGTACGCCAAGGCGGTCGTCCGCACCGCGGCCGAGGCCGGCGCCGACGTCGTCATCCTCTGCGACACCAACGGTGGCATGCTCCCGGCGCAGGTCCACGCGGTCGTCTCCACGGTCCTCGCCGACACCGGCGCCCGGCTGGGCATCCACGCCCAGGACGACACGGGCTGCGCGGTCGCCAACACGCTGGCCGCCGTCGACGCCGGCGCCACCCACGTCCAGTGCACGGCGAACGGCTACGGCGAGCGCGTCGGCAACGCCAACCTCTTCCCGGTGGTCGCCGCCCTGGAGCTGAAGTACGGCAAGAAGGTCCTGCCCGAGGGCAGGCTGCGCGAGACGACCCGCATCTCGCACGCCATCGCCGAGGTCGTCAACCTGACCCCCTCCACCCACCAGCCCTACGTCGGTGTCTCCGCCTTCGCCCACAAGGCCGGCCTGCACGCCTCGGCCATCAAGGTCGACCCGGACCTGTACCAGCACATCGACCCCGAGCTGGTCGGCAACACCATGCGCATGCTGGTCTCCGACATGGCCGGCCGCGCCTCGGTGGAGCTGAAGGGCAAGGAACTCGGCATCGACCTCGGCGGCGACCGCGAACTGGTCGGCCGCGTGGTCGAGCGCGTGAAGGAACGGGAACTGAGGGGCTACACCTACGAGGCCGCCGACGCGAGCTTCGAGCTCCTCCTGCGGAGCGAGGTCGAGGGCAGGCCCCCGACGTACTTCCGGGTGGAGTCCTGGCGGGCCATCGTCGAGGACCGCCCCGACGGCACCCACGCCAACGAGGCCACGGTCAAGCTGTGGGCCAAGAGCGAGCGGATCGTGGCCACCGCCGAGGGCAACGGCCCGGTCAACGCCCTGGACCGGGCGCTGCGCGTGGCCCTGGAGAAGATCTACCCGCAGCTCGCCAGGCTGGAACTGGTGGACTACAAGGTCCGCATCCTGGAGGGCGTGCACGGCACGTCCTCCACCACCCGCGTGCTGATCTCCACCTCCGACGGCGCGGGGGAGTGGTCCACGGTCGGCGTGGCGGAGAACGTCATCGCCGCCTCCTGGCAGGCCCTGGAGGACGCCTACACCTACGGCCTGCTGCGGGCGGGCGTGGAGCCGGCGGAGTAG
- a CDS encoding GPP34 family phosphoprotein codes for MTTPQDVFLVGLDVPGDRPVEQGDLSLALAGAELIDLLGVRALTLEGERIVPGPLPTTGNRLLDEAGAALVRGEPYETVEDWLWRRGQGLAAAYRDVLESEGQLTGRPRRWPSLRRAGGAPADTPARRRAADRWWAREPVLAGLAAALGIRDGRPAAQEPDDEAVVTVLVAVGDAVTELEAVRERRRIENAAFDNIWRAP; via the coding sequence ATGACCACACCGCAGGATGTGTTCCTCGTCGGCCTGGACGTCCCCGGCGACCGCCCCGTCGAACAGGGCGACCTGTCGCTGGCGCTCGCGGGGGCCGAGCTGATCGACCTCCTCGGCGTCCGGGCCCTCACGCTGGAGGGTGAGCGCATCGTGCCCGGGCCGCTGCCCACCACGGGCAACCGGCTCCTGGACGAGGCGGGCGCGGCGCTCGTCCGCGGGGAGCCGTACGAGACGGTCGAGGACTGGCTCTGGCGGCGGGGACAGGGGCTGGCCGCGGCCTACCGGGACGTCCTGGAGTCCGAGGGGCAGCTCACCGGCAGACCCCGGCGCTGGCCGTCCCTGCGGCGCGCGGGCGGCGCCCCGGCCGACACCCCCGCCCGGCGGCGCGCGGCCGACCGCTGGTGGGCCCGTGAACCCGTCCTGGCCGGACTCGCCGCCGCCCTGGGCATCCGGGACGGACGGCCGGCCGCGCAGGAACCCGACGACGAGGCGGTCGTCACCGTGCTGGTGGCGGTCGGCGACGCGGTGACCGAGCTGGAGGCCGTGCGCGAGCGGCGGCGCATCGAGAACGCGGCCTTCGACAACATCTGGCGGGCGCCCTGA